From Bacteroides sp., the proteins below share one genomic window:
- a CDS encoding SPOR domain-containing protein: MKIGTYISELLFDQEYVLLPGFGEFSTKYIPARFIPEEKKIESPKKVITFNAEKKEGETPLIAHIAGKELKDLNEVKDYVDNFVREIKETLSSGQKVQLDRLGIFSNDADGNLSFDPDLGINYLADTAGLDTISEPPKATVPPVVTPVVVPEEIPEAEAPAEAAPEEAEPEEVKEEPIAEPVAKPVEEPVSREEEPAAAYPASPEPVRQDLPKAVKWLAWVIIPFLVVIIILAFNWNFIFGKRSKAPAPKAQTEQAAPAAVSETDTETPAAEEVTPEETPAAAQPTAAPAAAQAPAKPTPGQKTYFIVVGAFQDEAQANQLVNELQGKGASQAQIFMTTNTGYHRVCYAFFTDLTQAETLLPRVQQEVNPNAWILHRN; encoded by the coding sequence ATGAAAATCGGAACCTACATCAGCGAACTGCTTTTTGATCAAGAATATGTCTTACTCCCGGGATTTGGGGAATTCTCAACCAAATACATTCCGGCCCGTTTCATTCCGGAAGAGAAGAAAATTGAATCGCCCAAAAAGGTAATTACCTTCAACGCCGAAAAAAAGGAAGGCGAGACTCCGCTGATTGCCCATATCGCCGGCAAGGAACTCAAGGATTTGAACGAGGTGAAGGATTACGTGGATAATTTTGTCCGCGAGATCAAGGAAACCCTGTCGTCGGGACAAAAGGTACAGCTCGACCGCCTGGGTATTTTCAGCAATGATGCCGATGGCAATCTGTCGTTTGATCCTGACTTGGGCATCAATTACCTGGCAGATACTGCTGGCCTTGATACTATAAGCGAACCGCCCAAGGCCACTGTGCCACCGGTGGTTACACCCGTGGTTGTGCCTGAAGAAATACCGGAAGCCGAAGCCCCTGCCGAAGCTGCTCCCGAAGAAGCCGAGCCCGAAGAAGTAAAGGAAGAACCTATAGCAGAACCTGTTGCCAAACCTGTGGAGGAACCCGTATCAAGGGAGGAAGAACCTGCTGCAGCCTATCCTGCCAGCCCCGAACCTGTCAGGCAGGATCTGCCCAAAGCCGTCAAGTGGCTGGCTTGGGTCATCATCCCCTTCCTGGTCGTCATCATCATCCTGGCTTTTAACTGGAACTTTATTTTTGGCAAGCGGAGCAAGGCCCCGGCCCCGAAAGCACAGACTGAACAGGCCGCCCCTGCTGCCGTTAGTGAAACTGACACCGAAACGCCTGCTGCTGAAGAGGTGACCCCCGAAGAAACCCCGGCTGCGGCTCAGCCGACCGCAGCGCCCGCCGCTGCGCAGGCCCCTGCAAAACCTACGCCCGGACAAAAAACCTATTTCATCGTTGTGGGAGCCTTCCAAGATGAAGCACAAGCCAACCAGCTGGTCAACGAACTTCAGGGAAAAGGCGCCAGCCAGGCACAGATATTTATGACCACCAACACGGGCTACCACCGGGTTTGCTACGCCTTCTTCACCGACCTGACACAAGCTGAAACCCTTTTGCCCAGGGTACAACAGGAGGTCAACCCCAACGCCTGGATCCTGCATCGTAATTAA